Part of the Pseudomonas lijiangensis genome is shown below.
CGGTGCCTGAGTCGGGTTCCAGGCCACGAAAGACATTGAGGTTGGCCAGCACCGCCGTGCAGCGCTGGATCATTGCGATGTTCATCGTGCAGATCAATTGCGCGGTGTCGGAAGCAGACAGCCCGGGCGGCACTTCATTGTCGAACGGGTACAACCCTTCCAGACCCTGGGCTGCACACAGGTTCTTGAGGTATTGACCATATTCGACGGCGTCCTGGCGGAACACATCAAAACCTGCGAGGTAAACCAGCGGCGCTTGCATATCCGCTCCTTGCCAAAAAGGGCGATCTTACGACCCGCAGGCCCTTTTGCGAAATGCACCATTTATCGGGCGACGTGAAAACCAGAGGATTCATGGCTGGAATCTGTACGGATAACCAGTATCCTTGGCCGCCTGTCTCTGCCGTATGTGACCGTATCCTTGAGCACTTCACCTCTCGACAATCCGTTTTATTACCTGGAAAACTTCCGTCAGGTCCTGGCTTGGATCGTCCAGCGTTACGACGATCTGCTGGATGAGCACGAGCGCCGGTTTATCAGTGATTTTTCCGGTTTGCCGACGCCTGCCCAAGGGTTGCTGGTGCGTATGGTCATGCGCAAGGGCACGCTGTTCCGGGCCAGCAAGCTTGCTTACGACGAAATTGGCGATACCCGCGAAGCGGCGCTGCCATTGCTGGCACATGGCTGG
Proteins encoded:
- a CDS encoding nucleoside 2-deoxyribosyltransferase; protein product: MQAPLVYLAGFDVFRQDAVEYGQYLKNLCAAQGLEGLYPFDNEVPPGLSASDTAQLICTMNIAMIQRCTAVLANLNVFRGLEPDSGTAFEVGMAVALNKPVWGYFEPVASLRELVPHDENGFDSQGFIVEDFNLPRNLMLACTWAGSSPSAESGIEALARYLASK